The Paraburkholderia sp. FT54 sequence GCTCTCTGTCGCTGTCAGGATCCGTTCACGGCATCCTTGAACGCCTTGCCTGCCGTGAACTTGACGGTCTTCGCCGCAGGGATCTGGATCTCTGCGCCGGTCGCCGGATTGCGGCCGACACGCGCGGCGCGAGCTCCCGTCGAAAACGATCCGAAGCCGATGAGTTGAACCATGTCACCCTTCGTGACGGCGCTCGTGATTGCGCCGATGAACGCATCGATCGCCTCGCCTGTTGCTGCTTTGCTCGCGCCAGTTGACGCGGCGACCGCATCCACCAATTCCTGTTTGTTCATTGTCGATCCGTTGTTGTGGTTGTGAAGTTGTCACCCTACCCGATCGGCGCGCCCTCGCGCAATGGCGAGCGAGCGTGCCTTTGCTCTTGGTCGCTGAACGGTTGCCGTCCGTGAATGATTGTTAGGCGAGACAAGAATTACAGAATACGTATCGTTTGATACATAGCGCTTTGCGAAGGTACTGCTCAACGATATCTGATCTCCCCTTCTCGATTTGCCAGCCTTGGAATGCACCTTCATCGTGAAACATTTGAGAGATGTTGGCTCGGAAATGTCCCAAGCCCTTGTTTGCGCGACGTTTCTGCGCTCCCGCGTTGGTTGTTTAATTGTTTCACGGAATCCGTCTAATCGATGCCAAAACAGGGGGTTTTGCGTACCCTTTCTACAGGAAACGGCGAGAGCTAAGTCCTCGAGCGGTCGTGTTTATGCCTGTAGAGCTCCATGCCGCTTCAACTGTCGCAACACCGCACGAAAACAACTCCATTGTCGCAGCGTCACGCGCCCCTTCGCTATCGACGAATCCGAATG is a genomic window containing:
- a CDS encoding HU family DNA-binding protein; translation: MNKQELVDAVAASTGASKAATGEAIDAFIGAITSAVTKGDMVQLIGFGSFSTGARAARVGRNPATGAEIQIPAAKTVKFTAGKAFKDAVNGS